Within the Chlamydiota bacterium genome, the region AGCAAAGCGTACAGGAGCACGCATCGTAGGCCCAGTTCCTCTTCCCACAAATCGTGAAATTTTTACCGTTTTGCGTTCTCCTCACGTCAACAAAAAATCTCGTGAGCAATTTGAAACACGCACACACAAACGCATGATCGATATCATGCACCCAACTGCACAAACGATTGATGCGTTAAAAAGACTCACGCTTCCAGCAGGCATTGAAATTACGATCAAAGCTGCTTAAAGACTCTTTTAAAAATGGGAAAACAGCAAGCTTGTCCAAGAATAATTCTGTGAAATTTACAACTACGATCGCTACAATTATTGAAGATTATCTAAAAATGTTTGCAAAATCTGCGCTTGCTCTTCATTATTAATGATTTCTCTTACCGTTCTAGCTGTGGTTTCTTGAATAAAATGGCGATACTCTTTATCAACCACAAACTTATGCAGCTTTTGGCAAAATTCTTCCGCTGTATCAAAATAAAACGCCGTTTTTCCTTCGATGCACCACGTTGTATAACGCTTGCCTTTTGCAAATTCTCTACACAAAAATACAGGTCTTCCACATGCTAAACTTTCCAAAATCGAATACCCAAATCCCTCAATACTTTTTATATGCAAAGTTGCAATTGTATTATGCATGACATTGGGTAGTTCTTTTTGTGATACACCATTTGTCACTGTAAAGTTGATGGGTATATTAAAATTTATCTTGTAATGTTCTACAAAGTTCGTACTTTGTTTAAACTCGTTTGGCCAAACATGTTGAAAACCTACAATATAGCAACCCATTTCTAAATAATCAGAAGGTCCTTTATAAGCATAATGTTCAAAATCAATCCATGGAATCCATCTTACAACATTACAATTAGGATTTACCGCTTTTGCCCAAATATGAAAGGTATTATCTGACACCAAAATATTTTTCAGCGTTTCAGGTCTATACATTGTATGAGGAAATACATCTACACCGCTAAAATGGGCTAGCTTCGTTTTTCCATTCTCTTTTAATTTCGGCCATAGCTACGCAAGAATATCATTTTCTACATGGCAGCACGCAATAAATACAACATCAGGAGGATTTGAAAAAATTTCGTCATTTTCAATAATTTCAATGTTAGGAGGTAAAGAATCCATGACTATCTTCTCCGGATAATAGTAAGGATAGCCATATTTATCTCTTGGAACATTTGATTGGTAAGCAATGGTCGGTCCGATCGATCAGGCGCAAATGATTCTCCTGGCAACACTAAAATGTGTCCCAAATGATTCAATGCAGATGCCATGGATTCTGTAACGCGTGGATGGATCCATGAAAAAAATATACGTAAGCGTTTTTGTGGTGGTTGTTGACAAGATGTTTGAGAAGAAGCAAAAACCTGAATAAAAAATATAACAAATACAAAGATCTTTCTATACACAAAACCTCCTAATGAGAGCCGAAGGGTAAATTATAAAAATCTATTTTTCAGTTTCTTTTTGGTTCATACCACCAAAATTGTCCATCATGGTGAATTGTTAAATTAAATAGTTTTGCAGCCCTTTCCACTGCTTTAACAACACCGGGAAAGTTTCTATGCCAATCATCTCCACACATAATGCCATTTTCTTTCAGTTTGGGAAGCCAATCTATGATATCTTTAAAAACGCTTACTTCATCATGCGATGCATCAATGTAAATAAGATCTGCTTTGACATTTAATGCCTTGGCAGCTTCGGTTGTTTTCATACGAATGGGTACGATTTTATGAGCTAAATTTTTATGAATGACATTGGACAAGAATTGTTGATAAAGTCTTGGGTATTTAGCTCTTGCCTCTGGAACAGCATCGATACATCTATCTCCTAACCAATGATCCACGGCATAAACTTTTCCATCTGAAGGCAAAAACTGAGCCATCCAACAAGTAGATGAACCGATCCAAGATCCTAATTCGATAACAACGTGAATATCTCTAGATAAAATCATTTCTTTAAAATGATTTTTATTTTCAGGAGCTAAAAAACCCTGTCCATCAAATGGCAGGACTTTGATGGAACAATAAGGTTCCGGCATGTCTTGTATTTCGGAAAAACTTAAAGCAAATACCATGCACATTAGAATCCATTTTTTCATTTTTTTCCTCCTTATTTAACATTCATAAAGCGAGAGAATATAATTTAAAGAATTTAATGAGTAGCATTTTTTTAGCAAAAACAGTCTGTTTTTGCTAAAAAAAACGCAAATGCGAAAAACGATTGCTGCGTTAAAAAGACTCACGCTTCCAGCAGGCATTGAAATTACGATCAAAGCTGCTTAAAAGACTCTTTTAAAAATATTTCATGTAGTTTAGCATGCAAAATATGCTTAAAAATTTTGCATTTGCCTTGTGCACCCCCATTTTTGTTTATTCTGCAACGGTCATAGATGCAAATGATTTCAATACTAAGATTGGAAACCTGACAACGTCCATCGATTTTGGAAACGACATCGATCTTTCAGGTCTAACTCAAATCCAACTCACACCGGTTAATTCCAATTCCGATTTTACCACTGCATCTAGCAACATCACTATTGATGGCAAAGGAAAAAAACTGTGGGATAGTGGAAATACCCACCGCGGTTTATTTATTCATGGAGGTACTGGATTCACTGTTACAATTAAAGATCTTGATATTGAAGATTTGGCAGCCTTAAATCCAAGCAGTGGTGCTGGAGGCGGGGGACCTGGTTTAGGTGGTGGGCTTTTCATCAATGAAACAGCGACTGTGATTTTGGAAGATGTCACTTTTTCCAACTGCTCTGCTACAGGTGGAAATGGAGGCAGTAGTGTGATAGGCGGTGGTGGTGGATTTATGAGTAACGGTGGAACAACAACCAGTAGTCGTGGAGGAGGAGGAGGCGGTGGTCTTTTTGGAAATGGTGCAACCAGCATTTTGGGTGGCACGCCTGGTGGGGGCGGGGGCGGTGCTTTAAATCCTGGCTTAAATACTGGTGTTGGAGGAGGAGATTTTGCAGGAGCTAATGGTGGCGCTGTCGATACTGCTGGTGGAAATGGAGGTGGAGGCGGAGGCGGTAGCTTCCCAGGAGAAAATCCAGGAAAATCTGGTGGAATTGGAGGTGGAGGTGGGGGTGGTTCTGAAAATTCTAGTGGGTCTGCTGGAGATGGTGCTGATAATTCATCATTCGATTTTGGAGGAGGAGGTGGTGGTGGAGATGCAGGCCCTGCTGCAACACCTGGAAATGGTGGTGATGGTGGATTTGCTGGAGGCGGTGGAAGTTCTGGTTTTAAATCCAGTGGCAGCGTTTACGAAACTGGCGGAACTGGTGGATTTGGCGGTGGAGGAGGTCAAGGATCGCCTGCTGGAACTGGTGGATTTGGTGGTGGTGGTGCTACAACAAGTAGCTCTGGAGGAGGCGCTGGATTTGGCGGAGCGATTTTTATTCGAAAAGGTGGCAATTTAACCATCAAAACCTCTTCTGGTTTTTCATCAAATTCCGTACAAGCTGGAACAGGAGCTAATGCAGGAAATACATTACAAGCTTTAGGAAAAGATATCTTCATGATGTCAGGTAGTTTTATCACTTTTAATCTCTCCTCAGATCTCACACTATTGAATCCTATCAAAAGTGATAAGGCAGGAATTACAGGAACATTTACAAAAAAAGGCGCAGCTACACTGAATTTACAAGGAGAAAACACTTATACAGGCACAACAACCGTAGAAGCAGGTAGATTGCACATTGATGGTTCTATCATTTCCGATGTGACCGTGAATTCAGGCGCGAGTTTAAGCGGAGATTTAACAATCAAATCTCATTCGACAATGAATGGTGATCTTATCAACCACGGAACTGTTTCACCAGGGTGTAATAATATCGGTACGATCAATATTGATGGCAATTATACACAATCAGCAACAGGAATCTTAGATATCAATATTACACCCACAATTAATCAGTCTGACAAAATTTTTATCGATGATTTAAAAAATGCGACACTTGCCGATGGTACCACAGTTCAAGTACTCATTGGTTCTGGAAATTATATTAAAGGCACACAATATTTTGTTATTAATGGACCGACCTCATTTGACAACAAAAAAATCAATATTGAAAAAATAGGTCCTTTTGCTGACAAAGTGGAAGTTAAAATCCTTCCCTCCGCAAGTTTGATTTTGGAAGTTGAAGATAGCGTGCTTTTTGACACGGATTGTCCTCTTTCAGAAAATGCTCAAACGGTTGTCAATGCCATTTTAAATATGACTATTACCCCCAGCTCACAATTAGCAACCATTATCGAAACGATGGGACTTTTAGACTGCGAAGCGCTAGAAACCGCACTCAACAATATGTCGGCGGCAAATTATGGGAATTTGGAATGGATCACCGTGTCAACAGATGCGCAAATAAGCTCTATTTTCGCCAATCACATCTATTCACTTAAATGCTCTAAAACACCCTGTGGAAGCTGTGAAAATACGGGTGTATGGATCAATGGTATCGTGGATTTCAATAATGTCGATTCCTTCGATTTTTTAAGTGGATTTGATGCCAATACCAAGGGTGCCGTCATTGGTGCTGATCGATGCTGGAATTCTTTTTATTTTGGAATGGGTGGAGGTTACACGTACACAGATTTTAACTTGAAAAATCAGGCTGGGTTTGGACATATCCATAGTGGATTTGGTGCTGTTTATGGCAGCTTTGTTTCAAAACATTTTGTTTCTAATGCTTCTGTCACTGCCGGTGGAAAATTTTTCAATATGCACCGCAAAATTGCTTTTTTAAACATCGATGAAACGCCGCATTCTACTTTTGACTCTCCTTTTGTCAACACGCATCTAGGACTCATGGCTCAAGGTTATTTTCATGATTTTCGCCTAGAAATTTTTGGAAATATGGATTACCACTATTTATATATAGATCCTGCATTAGAAACAGGCTCTGTACTTAATCTCTGTGTCATAAAACACTATTCCCATTTTCTAAGAGGTGAAGTAGGAACTACTCTAAAAGGTTTATTTAGTTATCAAAACGTGTGCTTGGTACCCTTTGTAGGAATCAGTGTGATCCAAACAGGCCCCCTTGAAAACACCCAGTACGGTGCTTCATTTGAAAACTCTTGCTTTTACATGGATACCTTCACATCCAATAAGTTTCAAACACTCATCTCCCCAAGATGTGGATTACATATCCATACCCAATCCTACATCTTTTCCATAGGCTATGTGGGAGAATTTAATCACTATACAAAAGACCATAAAATCGATGGTCGTTTTGAGTGGACTTTTTAATATACATTTTTTAAAAAAAATATATGCGCTATTTATTTGCACTATTGTGTGTTCCTATTGTTCTTTATAGTGTCGTTGTTTCAGATGCGAATACCCTCAACACAGAAATTCAACTCTTTACTCAAACCATCACGTTTGGAAGCAATATTGATCTTAAACCTTTAGCACTTCCTTATAACCAGCTGCACCCCATAAATTCTAATCAAGACTTCACCTCAACCTCTCATTCTATTCTTATTGATGGAAAGGCCACTCTTTATCAGATAGCGGAAAAACGCATCGTGGCTTATTTGTTCGAGGAGGTGCTGTCACAATTCAAAACTTGAATATCGACACACTGTCTGCTGTCAATCCAAGTCAAGATGCGGGCGGCGGTGGCCCTGGCATAGGAGGCGGCATTTTTATTGATGAAACTGCCACTGTTGTATTAGAAAACGTTACATTCAAACAATGTTGTGCTGTGGGAGGTCATGGAGGTTCTGGAAATGGCGGCGGCGGATTTATGAGTC harbors:
- a CDS encoding Extracellular serine protease, whose amino-acid sequence is MLKNFAFALCTPIFVYSATVIDANDFNTKIGNLTTSIDFGNDIDLSGLTQIQLTPVNSNSDFTTASSNITIDGKGKKLWDSGNTHRGLFIHGGTGFTVTIKDLDIEDLAALNPSSGAGGGGPGLGGGLFINETATVILEDVTFSNCSATGGNGGSSVIGGGGGFMSNGGTTTSSRGGGGGGGLFGNGATSILGGTPGGGGGGALNPGLNTGVGGGDFAGANGGAVDTAGGNGGGGGGGSFPGENPGKSGGIGGGGGGGSENSSGSAGDGADNSSFDFGGGGGGGDAGPAATPGNGGDGGFAGGGGSSGFKSSGSVYETGGTGGFGGGGGQGSPAGTGGFGGGGATTSSSGGGAGFGGAIFIRKGGNLTIKTSSGFSSNSVQAGTGANAGNTLQALGKDIFMMSGSFITFNLSSDLTLLNPIKSDKAGITGTFTKKGAATLNLQGENTYTGTTTVEAGRLHIDGSIISDVTVNSGASLSGDLTIKSHSTMNGDLINHGTVSPGCNNIGTINIDGNYTQSATGILDINITPTINQSDKIFIDDLKNATLADGTTVQVLIGSGNYIKGTQYFVINGPTSFDNKKINIEKIGPFADKVEVKILPSASLILEVEDSVLFDTDCPLSENAQTVVNAILNMTITPSSQLATIIETMGLLDCEALETALNNMSAANYGNLEWITVSTDAQISSIFANHIYSLKCSKTPCGSCENTGVWINGIVDFNNVDSFDFLSGFDANTKGAVIGADRCWNSFYFGMGGGYTYTDFNLKNQAGFGHIHSGFGAVYGSFVSKHFVSNASVTAGGKFFNMHRKIAFLNIDETPHSTFDSPFVNTHLGLMAQGYFHDFRLEIFGNMDYHYLYIDPALETGSVLNLCVIKHYSHFLRGEVGTTLKGLFSYQNVCLVPFVGISVIQTGPLENTQYGASFENSCFYMDTFTSNKFQTLISPRCGLHIHTQSYIFSIGYVGEFNHYTKDHKIDGRFEWTF
- the rpsJ gene encoding 30S ribosomal protein S10; protein product: MAKQNKQKIRIRLKSYDQRLLDQSTLDIVETAKRTGARIVGPVPLPTNREIFTVLRSPHVNKKSREQFETRTHKRMIDIMHPTAQTIDALKRLTLPAGIEITIKAA